The Chryseobacterium sp. G0186 genome includes the window GGTAGTAGTTTTCGATAGTGAAATCTACAAGTTCCTGTAAGGTTTTATATTCCTGTTGGGCAGACATTAATTCAAAATGACCAAAACGTAGAAAGCTTTCAGCAGTTCTGATAACAGTTGCTCCTTTTTCCAGTTGTGGGTTCCCGTTGTACATTATATCACGAACGACATTTTCTCCGGTGAACGCAAGGCTTAATGCTCTTGTGGTGGGAACGCCTAAATGATACATGGCCTCACTCATCAGATACTCCCGTACAGAAGACCTCAGTACGGCTCTTCCGTCTGCATGCCTTGAATAGGGAGTGGCACCGGCACCTTTCCACTGGATTTCCGTTTTCTTTCCGGAAGAATTAATGATTTCACCGGCAAGAATAGCCCGTCCGTCCCCGAGCTGTCCCGCCCAGTTTCCAAACTGATGTCCTGCATAGGCAGTGGCGTAAGTTTGAACATTTTCAGGGAGGTTATTTCCAACCAAAAAATTCAGATCTTTTTCTTCGTACTTTCCTAAGCCTATTTCTTCTGAAAGAACTGAGTTGAATGCTATCAGCTGAGGCTGATCAAACCCGGCAGGTCTGATGGTGGAAAATAAAACCTTGGGGGTGTTTCTCTGCATGGGATTATTGGAAAAATCTCCAGGAAATTTCTTGATGAAAGGCTGTCTGATATGTTCGATATTCATACTTCAAAGGTATTAATTATAAAAGAAAAGACCTTCCAAATTATTGAAAGGTCTTATGTATTTCTAAAAGAGAATTTATTTATTAAAATCTACCTCATCGTTAGAGTGAAGGTTTTCGTTAATGTTGTCCTCTTTCTTTTCTGTAGTCTTTTTAGGAGTAGGGTCTGCAGGTTTTGGATTTTTGATCTCGTCAATGGTCTGAAGACTTCCGTCATCTCCATATCCTCCACTTAGTCCTTTAAGGTTTGAGCATCCATCTTTCCAGTCTGATGGCTTGATGAATTTGTCGTCAGGAGTAACCCCTAAGCTCTTATCTGCCCATACTTTCTTCATGAAGATGGCCCATATAGGAAGAGCCATTCTGGCCCCCTGACCTTCTCCTGTTCCAAAGAAGTGGGTGGCTCTGTCTTCCCATCCAACCCAAGCTCCTGTTGCCAGTTTTGGGGTAATTCCCATAAACCAACCATCGGAGTTGTTCTGCGTAGTACCTGTTTTAGCTGCAATTTCAACTGCTTTTGAGATTCCTCTTCTTCCAAGTTCTCCTGATGCAGTACCATATTGTGCAACACCCTTCATCAATTCGATCATGGTGTAGGCATATAATGGGTTCATTACTTCCTTAGGTTCTACATTTACCTCCTTGATTACTCTACCGTTGGCATCTTCAATTCTCCAGATCATTTCCGGTTTATTGTGATTTCCATAGTTTGCAAAAGTACTGTAGGCACCTAGCATCTCATAAATGGTAATATCTGATGAACCTAGGGCAATTGTATTGTTTCTAGGAATATCTTCTGTTACTCCCAGATCTCTGGCAGTTTGAATAACAGCGTCAACACCTGTCATTTCAATAAGTCGTGCTGCAACAGGGTTTTGAGAATGTGCCAATCCGTCTTTCAGGGTAAGCATTCCTCCTCTTCCCGGTACATGCCATCCATTGTGGTCATAGGTTCCGTTAGAAACAGTTGAACAAGGCGTCATTCCAAGCTTCATAATAGCAGTTGCATATACGAAAGGCTTGAATGTAGATCCTACCTGTCTCTTACCTTGCTTAATGTGGTCATACTGGAAGTGCTGCCAATCAATACCACCTACCCATGCCTTGATCTCTCCGGTTCCGGGAACCATAGACATTAGACCGGCTTGTGCAATTTGTTTGTGATATCTGATAGAGTCCCAAGGTGACATTTCCACCTCTTCTTCTCCATTCCATGTGAATCTTGAAGTTTTTATTGGTTTTTTAAACTCCATCATGATAGAATCGTCAGGCATTCCATCTGCCTTAAGCAGTTTGTATCTACCGGTTCTTTTCATGGCCTGAACCATCACATCCTTAATTTGTTTATCATTAAGGTAATAGAATGGTCTGTTTTTTCTTCCTCTTTGTTCTGCGTCGAATCTTTTCTGAAGATCAGTTAAGTGCTCCTTGATAGCCTCTTCTGCATACTTCTGCATTTTAGAATCAAGAGTAACATAGATTTTTAACCCATCCTTATAAAGGTTCAGTTTCTTACCGGTTTCTTTCTCGTGAGCTTCAAGATATTTATCAATCTCTTTTCTCAGATAGAATTTATAATAAGCTGAATATCCGTCTGTAATGCTTTTGATAGGATGGAAGTCTACTTCTACAGGAGTATTAATGGCCTTTTGATAGGTTTCTTCATTAATATATCCTGTTTTCTGCATTTGATCCAATACCACATTTCTTCTTTCCTTTGCTCTTTCAGGATATCTGTAAGGGTTGTTTTTTCTCGGGTTTTCAAGCATGGCAACAAAAGTTGCTGCTTCGGGTAAGGTAAGCTCTGATGTTTTTTTATTGAAATATACTCTGGAAGCCATTTCAACACCATTGGCATTGAAAAGGAAGTCAAATTTATTGAAGTAAAGAGTGATAATTTCTTCCTTGGTATATCTTTTTTCAAGACTTACGGCTACAACCCATTCCTTTAGTTTCTGGAATGCTCTTTCAAATTTATTTTGAGAAGCATTTCCTGTAAAAAGAAGCTTTGCCAGCTGCTGGGTGATCGTAGAACCTCCTCCACGTCCCCCTCCATAGGCAACAGCTCTGGCGATAGAGTATAAGTCAATTCCAGAATGCTCCTTGAAACGCTCATCCTCTTTTGCCTGTAGGGCGTAGATAAGATAAGGAGGAAGATCCTTATATACAATAGGTTGGGTTTTTTCCTTTTCAAACTTACCTAGTGTAACTCCATCTGAAGAAATGATTTCAGAAGCAACGAAGATGTCTGGATTTTCAAGTTCTTTTACATCCGGCATTTCTCCAAGAAAACCTTGGGAAACAGCAAAGAAAAGTCCTGAAATTCCTAAAACTACCGCAATGAGTCCAATCCAAATAAATGAAACCCATTTTTTCCAAGAGGAGTTTTTCTTTTTTTTGGGCGGGAGAGGAAATGTTTTTCCCTTATTTCCTGCATTTTTATTGTTTTCTTCCATTTATGGTTACGGTTTAGCCGTTTCTATTTTTATCCCAATATCCTCAATTCCCGGAAGATTATCATTTCTCATGGCCTGTATAAGACCAATTTGATATTTGCCCTTTCCTGGGAACTTATAATTTAATTTGTACTGAAACAACGTCTCTTTTGTGTCACCAAAGCCTGTACCAAGCCATTCTCCGTTTGGTTTTGCAAGAACATAATTCAAGGTATCAGTTTCCTTTTTTTTATTCTGTAGATTGGTGAAATTCACAATAAACCTTATATTGCTGTAAGGATAATTATTGTTGTTTCTTACGACAAATATAATATTTTTAGGATTCTGCGGATCTGAAATTTCAAGATTAAATTTTTGTTCACTTTTC containing:
- a CDS encoding transglycosylase domain-containing protein, translating into MEENNKNAGNKGKTFPLPPKKKKNSSWKKWVSFIWIGLIAVVLGISGLFFAVSQGFLGEMPDVKELENPDIFVASEIISSDGVTLGKFEKEKTQPIVYKDLPPYLIYALQAKEDERFKEHSGIDLYSIARAVAYGGGRGGGSTITQQLAKLLFTGNASQNKFERAFQKLKEWVVAVSLEKRYTKEEIITLYFNKFDFLFNANGVEMASRVYFNKKTSELTLPEAATFVAMLENPRKNNPYRYPERAKERRNVVLDQMQKTGYINEETYQKAINTPVEVDFHPIKSITDGYSAYYKFYLRKEIDKYLEAHEKETGKKLNLYKDGLKIYVTLDSKMQKYAEEAIKEHLTDLQKRFDAEQRGRKNRPFYYLNDKQIKDVMVQAMKRTGRYKLLKADGMPDDSIMMEFKKPIKTSRFTWNGEEEVEMSPWDSIRYHKQIAQAGLMSMVPGTGEIKAWVGGIDWQHFQYDHIKQGKRQVGSTFKPFVYATAIMKLGMTPCSTVSNGTYDHNGWHVPGRGGMLTLKDGLAHSQNPVAARLIEMTGVDAVIQTARDLGVTEDIPRNNTIALGSSDITIYEMLGAYSTFANYGNHNKPEMIWRIEDANGRVIKEVNVEPKEVMNPLYAYTMIELMKGVAQYGTASGELGRRGISKAVEIAAKTGTTQNNSDGWFMGITPKLATGAWVGWEDRATHFFGTGEGQGARMALPIWAIFMKKVWADKSLGVTPDDKFIKPSDWKDGCSNLKGLSGGYGDDGSLQTIDEIKNPKPADPTPKKTTEKKEDNINENLHSNDEVDFNK
- a CDS encoding gliding motility lipoprotein GldH, producing MRKILGLFSLILFFSCNSSSSGEDVMMNSVNNKWNKKSEQKFNLEISDPQNPKNIIFVVRNNNNYPYSNIRFIVNFTNLQNKKKETDTLNYVLAKPNGEWLGTGFGDTKETLFQYKLNYKFPGKGKYQIGLIQAMRNDNLPGIEDIGIKIETAKP